One Candida dubliniensis CD36 chromosome 1, complete sequence genomic region harbors:
- a CDS encoding conserved hypothetical protein (spliced gene): MTEEITIHNTKLTSNIWYYMNLRIVPQPDIPLTNNNNTNLEESFNKIKIDPSIWKSLILKSMNKLYGLIGESIPFEILSQTTTTTTTTTHDNSIIIKIYKQDYEKFNNGLFSYIFSLNDYYGIDINCYIKIEKSGEFLGLVI, from the exons ATGACTGAAGAAATTACAATTCATAATACCAAATTAACTAGTAATATATGGTATTATATGAATCTTAGAAT TGTTCCTCAACCAGATATACCACttacaaataataataatacaaactTAGAAgaatcatttaataaaattaaaattgatccAAGTATATggaaatcattaattttgaaaagtatgaataaattatatGGATTAATTGGTGAATCAATTCcatttgaaatattatcacaaaccacaaccactacaaccacaactactcatgataattcaataattataaagaTTTATAAACAAGATTATGAAAAGTTCAATAATGGATTATTTAGTTATATATTTAGCTTAAATGATTATTATGGGATTGATATAAATTGTTatataaaaattgaaaaactgGGTGAATTTTTAGGATTAGTGATATAA
- a CDS encoding carboxypeptidase Y receptor, putative (Similar to S. cerevisiae PEP1;~Similar to C. albicans PEP1), translating to MRNNNCNWLIFLLAFILSLTTAYTPDISVVKNNSPAREIKYFDDSSTLLVLRDDHLLISKNDGKSFEEISDIKDPIIYFEMDPTNKNRAFAMTLSQKQYITEDQGNRWRTFEIDLFNGEMASIPKITFNFENPNYLMISNYECPEGQRLNRNCKHRYFYTKDGFKSKPTKLSVDAHVCRFAKSTKTSKIGNSETVFCTVNQLNSYGHIVESHLYNSNDFFQTKNEIKIKPLDSSSGEIIDIKIEEDFMIVVSRMDKFNEKSLINAYVSRDGENFVRADLDIDIKYGVMSFLPSSVSSLFLTIMDYNSRAFQTASFYGSDSSGLHFTKLLDNVAGGNIQKIENIDGAWIANIGVDSNNPYDGDKSLLDNLFGGTYAKDIVSKVSINDGKDWSLIKLNDNSCKIEDDCSLHLWDFTELDGEGKFVTGPTPGILLGVGNKGKNLAHKFDKMKTYVSRDGGVTWDKALDFPAVFAFGDQGNVILAVPYNGKKKYDAAKHFYFSLDQGKSWDKVDLKHPIYPLSILTTIDGTSRKFIIGGIDDSRKSENEYIYSVDFTNAFDGKTCGDDDFEEFVARKSNIDDEPLCIYGHREKFRRRKQDAQCFVNKLFEDVKVIEDPCQCTEHDFECGPGFKLSEKDSANVCVPDRKQLSRLCQSKSELSLPNKVLVEGNKCNMGDKKLEDFVSQETLKCSDYVDGDNGDKQNPNQGDSNQIEVHINDFEGKLAQYQYIAESQDKNAADNIVIKTMDDRVWISNNGGVSFVRVPISDKILGFYAGPIPGQVILITATNLIYVSDDGGATFIKRRIPTQPSPRVDRAIAFHNEKVERFIWFGEECESNGRCTSNAYITDDAGATFNKLMANVKTCDYVGAVLESGDDELIYCSAQNSLDNNKLALFSLKESSSEEPKKVFENIVGYAIAGTYVVVATIDDKKDSLLSKVTVDGDVFADADFPHDLKVEPHQAFTVLDSSSKAIFMHVTTNEKPNFEYGQLLKSNSNGTYFVLALDNVNRNTVGYVDFDKIDGLEGTIIANVVANAQANEGTKNLQTLISHNDGSEWDKLVPPTVDSEGKKYQCTGQPLNKCALHLHGFTERADYRDTFSSGSATGFLIGVGNVGEFLTPMDDSSTATFLSTDGGVTWKEIKKGVYMWEYGDQGTILVLVNAVEETDVLYYSLDEGQTWKEYGFTDYKIKAHDLATVPTDTARKFIIFAQNSKDHRDIQTYTIDFTNIYPRQCQLNLDDPEHDDYEYWSPVHPIGGDKCMFGHESKYLRRANGHTDCFIGSAPLSDGYKLEKNCSCTRRDYECDYNYVRDVNDNTCKLVKGMTSADRKTTMCSKENAFQYFESTGYRKIPLSTCKGGQQFDNWNPKPCPGKEKIFNEYYGREVKGHKLFFLIFIPLIIFLGTVLFVYDRGIRRNGGFKRLGQIRLNDDDDDFNPIENDQIDVVVNKIVKGGVYTVAVLIATVKTIRKIDRMMLEKLGNVIFRRSPGRRNYVSVPNDFDEEEELFGDYQDNLDDELEDAVFNQDDNLVRTPFVDDIEETETEAQQGEQSNPRDERLFDIDDNEEEEQQQEVSKPAPS from the coding sequence atgaGGAACAATAATTGCAATTGGCTAATATTCTTATTAGCATTTATTTTGTCATTAACAACGGCATATACTCCAGATATATCAGTTGTGAAAAACAATTCACCAGCAAgagaaatcaaatattttgatgattCTTCTACTTTATTAGTGTTAAGAGATGACcatcttttaatttcaaaaaatgatGGTAAATCATTCGAAGAAATTTCTGATATTAAAGACcctattatttattttgaaatggATCCAACTAATAAGAATCGTGCCTTTGCCATGACACTTTctcaaaaacaatatattaCGGAAGATCAAGGTAATAGATGGCGGacatttgaaattgatctTTTTAATGGTGAAATGGCATCAATCCCGAAAATtacttttaattttgaaaatccaaattatttgatgatttccAATTATGAATGTCCTGAAGGTCAAAGATTAAATCGGAATTGTAAACATAGATATTTTTATACTAAAGATggttttaaatcaaaaccaaCTAAATTATCTGTGGATGCTCATGTTTGTCGATTTGCTAAATCTACTAAAACTTCGAAAATTGGTAATAGTGAAACTGTTTTTTGTACtgttaatcaattgaattcttATGGTCATATTGTTGAATCCcatttatataattcaaatgattttttccaaactaaaaatgaaattaaaattaaaccTTTAGATTCTTCAAGTGgagaaattattgatattaaaatagaagaagattttATGATTGTTGTACTGAGAATGgataaatttaatgaaaaatcattaattaatgcCTATGTATCAAGAGATGGTGAAAATTTTGTTAGAGCAGATTtagatattgatattaaatatGGTGTTATGTCATTTTTACCATCTTCTGTATCGTCATTATTTTTGACAATTATGGATTATAATTCTCGTGCTTTCCAAACCGCTTCATTTTATGGTTCTGATTCTTCTGGATTACATTTCactaaattattagataatgTTGCTGGTGGGaacattcaaaaaattgaaaatattgatggTGCTTGGATAGCTAATATTGGAGTCGATTCTAATAATCCTTATGATGGTGATAAATCCTTGTTGGACAATTTATTTGGTGGTACTTATGCCAAAGATATTGTTAGTAAAGTTTCTATTAATGATGGTAAAGATTGGTCATTAATCAAACTCAATGATAATAGTTGTAAGATTGAAGATGATTGTTCATTACATTTATGGGATTTTACTGAATTGGATGGTGAAGGGAAATTTGTTACTGGACCAACCCCAGGTATCTTGTTAGGAGTAGGTAATAAAGGTAAAAATTTGGCtcataaatttgataaaatgaaaaccTACGTGTCACGTGATGGAGGGGTAACATGGGATAAGGCATTAGATTTCCCGGCTGTATTTGCCTTTGGTGACCAAGGTAATGTAATTTTGGCAGTTCCTTATAATGGTAAGAAGAAATATGATGCTGCCAAgcatttttatttctcaTTAGATCAAGGTAAAAGTTGGGATAAAGTTGATTTGAAACATCCAATTTATCCTTTAAGCAtattaacaacaattgatggCACTTCACggaaatttattattggtggtaTTGATGATTCTAGAAAATCTGaaaatgaatatatttattcCGTTGATTTCACCAATGCCTTTGATGGTAAGACCtgtggtgatgatgattttgaagaGTTTGTTGCCCggaaatcaaatattgacGATGAGCCTCTTTGTATTTATGGTCATCgtgaaaaatttagaagaagaaagcaAGATGCACAATGTTTTgtcaataaattatttgaagaCGTCAAAGTGATTGAAGATCCTTGTCAATGTACTGAACATGATTTTGAATGTGGGCCCGGGTTTAAACTTCTGGAAAAGGATTCCGCAAATGTGTGTGTTCCTGATCGTAAACAACTTAGCCGATTATGTCAATCTAAAAGCGAACTTAGTTTGCCTAATAAAGTTTTAGTTGAAGGAAATAAATGTAATATGGGtgataaaaaattggaagatTTTGTTTCTCAAGAAACATTAAAATGTTCAGATTATGTTGATGGTGATAATGGTGATAAGCAAAATCCTAATCAAGGTGATTCAAACCAAATTGAAGTTcatattaatgattttgaaggTAAGTTAGCccaatatcaatatattgCTGAATCTCAAGATAAAAATGCTGCTGataatattgttattaaaaCCATGGATGATCGTGTTTGGATATCTAATAATGGTGGTGTTTCATTTGTAAGAGTACCGATATCTGATAAAATTCTTGGATTTTATGCCGGTCCAATTCCTGGTCAAGTTATACTTATAACGGCTACAAACCTTATTTATGTTTCTGATGATGGTGGTGCAACATTCATTAAACGGAGGATCCCTACTCAACCATCTCCAAGAGTTGATAGAGCTATTGCATTCCATAATGAAAAAGTGGAAAGATTTATTTGGTTCGGCGAAGAATGCGAATCAAATGGTAGATGTACATCTAATGCTTATATCACTGATGATGCTGGAGCcacttttaataaattgatggCTAATGTGAAAACTTGTGATTATGTCGGAGCCGTATTGGAATCTGgagatgatgaattaatttattgttCAGCACAGAATTCtcttgataataataaacttgCTTTGTTTAGCTTAAAGGAATCATCACTGGAAGAACCTAAAAAagtatttgaaaatattgttggTTATGCAATTGCTGGGActtatgttgttgttgcgaCAATCGATGACAAGAAGGATTCCTTATTATCAAAAGTTACTGTTGATGGTGATGTATTTGCTGATGCTGATTTCCCTCATGATTTAAAAGTGGAGCCACATCAAGCATTCACAGTATTGGATTCAAGTTCCAAAGCTATATTCATGCACGTCACAACCAATGAAAAACCGAATTTCGAATATGGTCAACTTCTTAAATCGAATTCCAATGGTACTTATTTTGTTCTTGCTCTTGATAATGTCAATAGAAACACTGTTGGATACgttgattttgataaaattgatggatTAGAAGGAACTATTATTGCTAATGTGGTTGCCAATGCTCAAGCTAATGAAGGTActaaaaatttacaaacaTTGATTTCTCATAATGATGGTAGTGAATGGGATAAATTAGTACCGCCAACCGTTGATTCTGAAGGTAAAAAGTATCAATGTACTGGTCAACCCTTAAATAAATGTGCTTTACATTTACATGGATTCACTGAACGTGCTGATTATCGTGATACATTTTCAAGTGGATCTGCTACAGGATTTTTGATTGGTGTAGGGAATGTTGGTGAATTTTTAACTCCAATGGATGATTCATCAACAGCAACATTTTTGAGTACTGATGGTGGTGTCACTTggaaagaaatcaaaaaggGGGTATACATGTGGGAATATGGAGATCAGGGGACTATTTTGGTTTTAGTTAATGCCGTGGAAGAAACTGATGTATTGTACTACTCATTAGATGAAGGACAAACTTGGAAAGAATATGGATTTACTGATTATAAAATCAAAGCTCATGATTTGGCCACAGTTCCTACTGATACAGCACgtaaatttattatctttgCTCAAAATTCAAAGGATCATAGAGATATACAAACATATACCATTGATTTCACTAACATTTATCCTCGTCAATGTCAGTTGAATTTAGATGACCCAGAACATGATGATTATGAGTATTGGTCACCTGTACATCCAATTGGTGGTGATAAATGTATGTTTGGACATGAATCCAAATATTTACGTCGTGCTAATGGTCACACTGATTGTTTCATTGGTAGTGCACCATTATCTGATGGTTATAAATTGGAGAAGAATTGTTCATGTACAAGAAGAGATTATGAATGTGATTATAACTATGTTAGAGATGTTAATGATAACACCTGTAAATTAGTGAAAGGAATGACTTCAGCTGATAGGAAAACTACCATGTGTTCTAAAGAAAATGCCTTCcaatattttgaaagtACTGGTTATAGGAAGATCCCTTTGAGTACTTGTAAAGGAGGtcaacaatttgataattggaACCCTAAACCATGTCCTggtaaagaaaaaatattcaatgAATATTATGGACGTGAAGTTAAGGGCcataaattgtttttcttgataTTTATCCCcttgattatatttttggGTACAGTATTGTTTGTATATGATCGAGGTATTAGAAGAAATGGTGGATTTAAAAGATTAGGACAAATTAGAttgaatgatgatgatgatgattttaatccaattgaaaatgatcaaatagatgttgttgttaataaGATTGTTAAAGGTGGTGTTTATACCGTAGCGGTTTTAATTGCTACTGTTAAAACAATCCGGAAAATTGATCGTATGATGCTTGAAAAATTGGGTAATGTAATCTTTAGAAGATCACCTGGTCGTAGAAATTATGTTTCTGTGCctaatgattttgatgaagaagaagaattgtttGGTGATTATCAAGATAATTTGGACGATGAATTAGAAGATGCAGTGTTCAATCAGGATGATAATTTAGTTAGAACGccatttgttgatgatatagAGGAAACTGAAACTGAAGCGCAACAAGGTGAACAATCAAATCCTAGGGATGAAAGActatttgatattgatgataatgaagaggaagaacaacaacaggaAGTAAGCAAACCTGCACCATCTTGA
- a CDS encoding bud site selection/polarity protein, N-glycosylated, putative (Similar to S. cerevisiae RAX2;~Similar to C. albicans RAX2) has product MFVQFHHLLLLLISIIKLCQADDNDNSFFQSVSQPTLNYKDTGDRIGLFGSFEELSFYSFVNSSQIVNDPDNSVSIFQKKRDVSNSSSTSFSNSLYLQDITNNYSLKFADINGQVNQLSKISNDSVILNGNFTSFNNQSVISPIIFTISSKEVTKIFNDDINGTVKTIFHDNDLIYLGGDFKFNNTYSAAVYNITAKKVNSTPFQGFGPNSSINSIAKVLNGEKDEEELGSILFGGQFDTLGLSDLLVHNITSNNTKKHNTSNTSIISAEQLISLRHGTFTSVNGESSEEDAAAIVCPSDNHEWAAQKNSGAEWKVELPDEMKGIHPTKARIYIPEGPNGIKLFRIYSYPNNGIMNLTYIDPATNELAYCDAWCPLLNYDDLNDHVDNNILNATDLNEDNSVFVDEQDGSYFQYYDPSTKTKNLGYASNFQEFAFVDNVGVDTVGVTLIDWYGDQGILAGFELYQNAITVYGNDSLNDPNCQSDMSDDTNNNAQINSGTFKSVQSINPAITNTDYLVTSDTNAKITMYPNISYSGNYSIIMMTPGCAYDGSCSRRAIVNVTVIGDGNDVLSTKTIYQNNENDKFDYLFYGHLNGSKASSSSNRIEISYRGTVTEGVTDPYMVVDKVIANIVSLDSYYDKNSTNHTRNNTGYELAPIKLNGLFEYSLANFSQFDELLVHYKRNNKTYISPNNTFVGNSSINLLSGQLSNESRIDQISLQKQQQNGNKQSLLLLGNFESDSKNITLSNNNLISLTIDSYNNTLNETNIDLPSKLKKRDTQTILGGNFNNSITRLIELPRGTLVIGDFALSGKDSSSSIKDLSNNNQSVSSANNFALYSDNQWYSFGNDYISNDFNQFTNLTLDSVEYYVFSGNGKFKTWDNDNSNWITDASKQLNLTQAAQINDRQQILGGTGFSTMQFQSVDQAYIADGNFSKFGIDVIANKSFMISNSYYVNDSLSVIGGKFETKDVKNVGFISNSDPNNTMTALQGSIVWGDNTVIQSLYVDSSDEYLFMGVNGSVKINEQTNVTGIVIYDLVNNTFTSFQPAELSHSNGDPISVNSMVLFDKGNKLLVGGDFDLAGSLSCPSLCVYDIANTRWINPQNDATTTQTIGGVVTDMKFFQSNQVLITGSELKLNDNSGINFLIYNFNTNSFSVKDSLNKLDQTVEKFILNDENNKNLDGRMIVFGEKFISGFDGSNWQRIDNDIIYENFTRFNDMKLLTLDKPSDYNQTYFDKSKIFTIAGVFRLKDYGLVNMALFNGTSWIPYVFTSVQQQQQQQSTDSSSSPLQIGQIQSILIDDSYRFQSSDDLKKINKNLSRGKIVGISLACALGSTTLLGLLYIIPYFALFKNRKDGYFQPERIHEDEMMDAVNPEDLLHEIDLQREK; this is encoded by the coding sequence ATGTTTGTACAGTTCcatcatttattattgcttctaatatcaattattaaactATGTCAAGCAGATGATAACGATAATTCCTTTTTCCAATCAGTATCACAACCAACATTAAACTATAAGGATACAGGTGATAGAATAGGACTTTTCGGttcatttgaagaattatcattttATTCCTTTGTTAATTCTTCACAAATAGTTAATGATCCTGATAATTCAGtatcaatatttcaaaaaaagCGTGATGTTTCAAATTCCTCATCAACAAGTTTCTCCAATAGTTTATATCTTCAAGATATTACCAATAATTATAGTTTGAAATTTGCTGATATAAATGGACAAGTGaatcaattatcaaaaatcTCCAATGATTCTGTCATATTGAATGGTAATTTTACTCTGTTCAACAATCAATCAGTTATTAGTCCCATTATTTTCACCATCTCATCCAAAGAAGtaacaaaaatatttaacGATGATATAAATGGCACTGTTAAAACTATATTTCATGACAACGACTTGATTTATTTGGGTGGtgattttaaattcaacaatacaTACAGTGCAGCAGTTTATAATATTACTGCTAAAAAAGTCAACTCAACTCCCTTCCAAGGATTTGGACCAAACTCTTCAATCAACTCGATTGCTAAAGTTTTAAATGGAGAAAAAGACGAAGAAGAGTTGGGGTCTATTCTTTTTGGAGGTCAATTTGATACTCTTGGATTGTCTGATTTATTGGTTCATAATATCACATCcaataatactaaaaaaCACAACACCAGTAACACATCAATTATTAGTGCtgaacaattgatttctcTTAGACATGGTACTTTTACTTCAGTCAATGGAGAATCATCAGAAGAAGATGCAGCAGCTATCGTTTGCCCTTCTGATAACCACGAATGGGCAGCACAAAAAAATTCAGGTGCTGAATGGAAAGTAGAATTACCTGACGAAATGAAAGGTATCCATCCAACCAAGGCAAGAATCTATATCCCTGAGGGCCCCAATGgaatcaaattatttaGAATTTATTCTTATCCTAACAATGGTATTATGAATTTAACTTATATCGACCCTGCTACTAACGAATTGGCTTATTGTGATGCATGGTGTCCATTGCTTAATTATGACGATTTGAATGATCATGTCGATAATAATATACTTAATGCCACCGACTTGAATGAAGATAATTCAGTGTTTGTCGATGAACAAGATGGATCTTATTTCCAATATTATGATCCATCAACGAAAACCAAGAATTTAGGTTACGCATCAAATTTCCAAGAATTTGCctttgttgataatgttgGAGTCGATACAGTTGGTGTGACTCTTATTGATTGGTATGGTGATCAAGGAATATTAGCTggatttgaattatatCAAAACGCCATCACTGTTTACGGGaatgattcattaaatgATCCCAATTGTCAATCTGATATGTCTGAtgatactaataataatgccCAGATTAATTCTGGTACTTTCAAATCAGTTCAATCTATAAACCCAGCCATAACTAATACTGATTATTTAGTCACTTCAGACACCAATGCTAAAATCACAATGTATCCAAACATTTCTTACCTGGgtaattattcaattattatgatGACCCCTGGTTGTGCTTATGATGGATCTTGTTCACGAAGGGCAATTGTCAATGTAACAGTTATTGGAGATGGCAATGAtgtattatcaacaaaaaccatatatcaaaataatgaaaatgataaatttgattatttgttCTATGGTCATTTAAATGGATCCAAGGCAAGTTCTTCCAGTaatagaattgaaatttcttACAGGGGGACAGTTACCGAAGGTGTCACAGATCCTTATATGGTTGTTGACAAGGTGATAGCCAACATTGTTTCCTTGGACAGTTATTACGATAAGAATCTGACTAATCATACAAGAAATAATACTGGATATGAATTGGCACCtataaaattgaatggGTTATTTGAATATTCGTTAGCCAATTTTTCacaatttgatgaattattggTGCACtacaaaagaaataataaaaccTACATCAGTCCTAATAATACTTTTGTTGGgaattcatcaatcaatttattaagtGGACAATTATCTAATGAATCCCgtattgatcaaatttctttacaaaaacaacaacaaaatggTAATAAACAATCATTGCTACTATTAGGGAATTTTGAATCTGATAGTAAAAATATCACATTAtctaataacaatttaatttctttgaCTATTGACTCATATAACAATACCCTTAATGAAACAAACATTGATTTACcatcaaaattaaagaaaagagaTACACAAACAATTCTTGGTGgcaatttcaacaattcaattaCTCGTTTGATTGAACTTCCTCGGGGCACTTTAGTCATTGGTGATTTTGCATTGAGTGGGAAAGATAGTTCATCGTCCATAAAAGATTTGTctaacaacaatcaatcaGTGTCATCAGCAAATAATTTTGCCTTATATTCTGATAATCAATGGTATAGTTTTGGGAATGATTATATTAGCAATGATTTCAACCAATTTACTAATCTTACTTTAGATCTGGTTGAATATTATGTGTTTTCAGGTAATGGAAAGTTTAAAACTTGGGACAATGATAATTCTAATTGGATTACTGATGCTTCcaaacaattgaatcttACTCAAGCAGCTCAAATTAATGATCGTCAACAAATTCTTGGTGGTACTGGGTTTAGTACCATGCAATTTCAAAGTGTTGATCAAGCCTATATTGCCGATGGGAATTTCAGTAAATTTGGTATTGATGTCATTGccaataaatcatttatgATTAGTAACTCATATTATGTGAATGATTCATTGAGTGTTATTGGAGGTAAATTTGAAACTAAAGATGTCAAAAATGTTGGATTTATTAGTAATTCTGATCCAAATAATACCATGACTGCTTTACAAGGTTCAATAGTATGGGGAGATAATACAGTGATTCAATCTTTATATGTTGATAGTAGTGATGAATATCTTTTTATGGGGGTTAATGGGTCAGTAAAAATTAATGAGCAAACTAACGTTACGGGTATTGTCATATATGATTTGGTTAATAATACTTTTACTTCATTCCAACCAGCAGAACTTTCTCATAGTAATGGTGATCCTATATCAGTTAATTCCATggtattatttgataaaggaaataaattattagtagGTGGAGATTTTGATCTTGCTGGTTCATTATCTTGTCCTTCATTGTGTGTTTATGATATTGCTAACACAAGATGGATAAACCCACAAAATGATGCTACTACTACACAAACCATAGGTGGAGTTGTTACTGATatgaaatttttccaaAGTAATCAAGTATTAATTACTGGAAgtgaattaaaattgaatgacAATAGTGGAATTAACTTTTTAATCtataatttcaataccAATTCATTTAGTGTTAAAgattcattaaataaactTGATCAAACGGTGGAGAAATTCATTttgaatgatgaaaataataaaaatttggaTGGAAGAATGATTGTTTTTGgagaaaaatttattagtGGATTTGATGGATCAAATTGGCAACgtattgataatgatataatttatGAAAATTTCACTAGATTTAATGatatgaaattattaacttTAGATAAACCATCAGATTATAATCAAActtattttgataaatcaaaaattttcacAATAGCTGGCGTTTTCCGATTGAAAGATTATGGATTAGTCAATATGGCATTATTTAATGGTACTTCGTGGATTCCTTATGTTTTCACTTCtgttcaacaacaacaacaacaacaactgaCCGATTCAAGTTCTTCTCCATTACAAATTGGACAAAtacaatcaatattaattgatgattcttATAGATTTCAATCATCggatgatttgaaaaaaattaataagaATTTATCTCGTGGTAAAATTGTGGGTATTTCATTAGCTTGTGCCTTGGGTTCAACTACTTTATTAGGATTATTATACATTATACCTTATTTTgcattatttaaaaatagGAAAGACGGATATTTCCAACCAGAAAGAATTCACGAAGATGAAATGATGGATGCAGTTAATCCAGAAGATTTACTTCATGAAATAGATTTACAAAGAGAGAAATAA